The following coding sequences lie in one Xanthomonas hyacinthi genomic window:
- a CDS encoding nucleoside hydrolase: MRSLKRWAALALLGLASAAAAAAPAAASAPAQKVVVSTDVGDDIDDAFALALLLRSPELEVLGIASAWGDTGLRVQLLQRLLQQAGRSEIALAIGHKTASSIPFSQARWAAQGTLPRNAADAADLILAQARRHPGQVTLLVLGPLTDAARALQRDPRGFAQLKQVVLMGGAVRAGYGKSRYRPPNPPVPEYNIVSDIGAAQRVFAAGVPIVMLPLDATQVTLEEPERVALFAHGDPLTDALTQLYYQWRDTDQPWASATPTLFDVVPVAQLLDPGLCPTVPLRIAVDDQGYTREVPSGGGAGGAAAGRHAATGGANAQVCLALDRPRLIALYMQRLLR; the protein is encoded by the coding sequence ATGCGCAGTCTGAAACGGTGGGCGGCGCTGGCGCTGCTGGGCTTGGCATCGGCCGCTGCCGCGGCGGCTCCGGCCGCGGCCAGTGCGCCGGCGCAGAAGGTGGTCGTATCCACCGACGTCGGCGACGACATTGACGATGCGTTCGCGCTGGCGCTGCTGCTGCGCAGCCCGGAGCTGGAGGTGCTCGGCATCGCCTCGGCCTGGGGCGACACCGGGCTGCGTGTGCAATTGTTGCAGCGGTTGTTGCAGCAGGCCGGACGCAGCGAGATCGCGCTGGCGATCGGCCACAAGACCGCCAGCAGCATCCCCTTCAGCCAGGCGCGCTGGGCGGCGCAGGGCACGCTGCCGCGCAACGCAGCGGACGCGGCGGACTTGATCCTGGCGCAGGCGCGGCGCCATCCCGGCCAGGTCACGCTGCTGGTGCTCGGTCCGCTGACCGACGCGGCGCGCGCGCTGCAGCGCGACCCGCGCGGTTTCGCTCAGCTCAAGCAGGTGGTGCTGATGGGCGGCGCGGTGCGCGCCGGCTACGGCAAGTCGCGCTACCGGCCGCCGAACCCGCCGGTGCCCGAATACAACATCGTGTCCGACATCGGCGCCGCGCAGCGCGTGTTCGCCGCCGGCGTGCCGATCGTGATGCTGCCGCTGGACGCGACCCAGGTGACCCTGGAGGAACCGGAGCGGGTGGCGCTGTTCGCGCACGGCGATCCGCTGACCGACGCGCTGACCCAGCTCTACTACCAGTGGCGCGACACCGACCAGCCCTGGGCCAGCGCCACGCCGACCCTGTTCGACGTGGTGCCGGTGGCGCAGCTGCTCGACCCGGGCCTGTGCCCGACCGTGCCGCTGCGCATCGCCGTCGACGATCAGGGGTATACGCGGGAAGTGCCGTCCGGCGGCGGGGCAGGCGGCGCTGCGGCTGGTCGCCACGCCGCAACCGGCGGCGCCAACGCCCAGGTCTGCCTGGCACTGGACCGGCCGCGGTTGATCGCGCTGTACATGCAGCGCTTGTTGCGCTGA